CCTCCGGGGCGGCCCTTTTCATGCTCGGGCGGTTCCGTCCTCACCCGCGGCCACGATCGCGCGCTCCCAAAGGACGGGGCCGAGAAGTTGATTGACCACCACCGCCGCGACCACCAGGGCGGCCACGGTCTCGCCGATGTCCGGCACCTCTCGTTGAATGCGCGCCGCCAGCCCCAGCGAGAGGCCCGCCTGGGCGACGAATCCCATCCACCCGTACCGCACGACCTCGCGCCCCGCGCCGGCGACCATGGCGGGGTACCGCGTCGTCAGCCAGACCGCCCCCAGACGGACACAGACATAGACCACCGCCGTTATCCAGACGGACGCGAAGACGCCGAGATCCAGGCCGGCGCCAACCAGCGCGAAGAAGACCACATAGATCGGCGTCGACGACTGCTCGAGGGCATCGAGAAACTGGCCCGCCACACGGGGGAAGAGGTTGCGCGCGGCGAAGCCCGCCGCCATGCATACGAGCAGGTGCTCTACCCAGGATCCTCTGCCGAGTTCTGCCGAGGCGAGGGCGAGCGCAATCACGGTCAGCGGCGCCATACGTCCAACCTCGACGAGATACAGGCCGAGCATCAGGCCGAGAAGCCCACCGATGACCAGCGACCCACCGACCTCCATCGCAACGTGTCGGAAAACACCAAGCTCCACCGAGCCGCCACCCATCCACGAAACGGCGAGTGTGCTGACGACGGTGAACAGGAGGATGATCACGAGATCTTTGACGATCGTCACCCCGAGGACCGTCTCCACCAGTTCGCCTCGAGCGCGAAGGTCGGAAACGACGGCGATCGTGGTCGCGGGTGATACTGCGACCGCGATCACTCCGAGCAGGGCGACCCCGGCCAACATCTCAGCACCGGTGGCAGGACCAAAGAACGGGATCGCCCCCAGGAGCACCCAGAGCAGGCTAGCAACCAGCACGAGAATGCCGACTGTGTGGGCGGCCGTGATGGCGACCATCGATCTCAGATTTCTGCGGACGACGTCGATGCGAAATTCCCCCCC
This genomic stretch from Acidobacteriota bacterium harbors:
- a CDS encoding cation:proton antiporter, encoding MRWALFLVLAAFSWAARLMGEVAVDDPAGSALLALGCVVIGGVLSGELAVRVRLPRITGYLLFGMAAGPHALALETARDARLLRLFEDLALGLIALTAGGEFRIDVVRRNLRSMVAITAAHTVGILVLVASLLWVLLGAIPFFGPATGAEMLAGVALLGVIAVAVSPATTIAVVSDLRARGELVETVLGVTIVKDLVIILLFTVVSTLAVSWMGGGSVELGVFRHVAMEVGGSLVIGGLLGLMLGLYLVEVGRMAPLTVIALALASAELGRGSWVEHLLVCMAAGFAARNLFPRVAGQFLDALEQSSTPIYVVFFALVGAGLDLGVFASVWITAVVYVCVRLGAVWLTTRYPAMVAGAGREVVRYGWMGFVAQAGLSLGLAARIQREVPDIGETVAALVVAAVVVNQLLGPVLWERAIVAAGEDGTARA